Within the Angustibacter sp. Root456 genome, the region GAACATCACCTGGTGGCCGACGCAGATGCCGAGCACCGGACGCCCACCGGCCAGCCGGCGGCCGACGAGCTCGCCGCCGCGCACGGCCTGCAGCCCGCGCACGCAGGCCGAGAAGTTGCCGACGCCCGGCACCAGCAGACCGTCGGCGTCGAGCACCGCGGCGCGGTCGGCCGTGAGGGTGACGTCGGCGCCGACCCGCTCGAGGGCGCGCACGGCGGAGTGGACGTTGCCGGAGCCGTAGTCCAGGACGACGACGCTGGGGCGGGTCACGAGCGGTCCTCCAGCTGCTGGGCGAGCTCGCGCTCGTGCGCGACGTGGGCGTCGAAGCGCGCGACGGCGCGCTCGTCGGGGTCGATGCGCACCGCCCCGGGCAGGTCGCCCGCGCGGACGGCGTCGATGCTCACGCCCGCGCCCGGCAGGCCCAGGGCGCGGAGCACGTCGTCGACCACGTCGGCGCCGCTGCGGGCGTCGGCGGCGAGGGCGGCGCGCAGACGCTCCAGGCCCACGGCGCCGGTGTGGGGCGCGGCCAGCTCGGCCAACGCGGGCAGCGCCAACCGCGGCAGCTGCTCGACCCGCTGCAGGCCGGCCGCACGGCTCCACACGAGCCACCGCGGCCGGCTCAGCCGGCTCGCCTCGTGCGCGGTGACGACCGCGCGCGGCCCGTCGGCCACGACGCACAGCGAGGGCCGCAGCCGCGCGGGCAGCGGGCGACCGCCGAGCAGGGCGATCGGGTCGTCGTAGGGCGGCGCACTGGCAGCCGGGCCGGCCGGCACGACGAGCGTCCACGCGACGTCCGGGACGATCCACACCGGCACCAGGCCCTTGCGGGCCCAGGCGCGCACGCCGTCGAACCGGCCGCGCGCCAGCAGCAGCACCCGGGGGCCGGCGAGGCCCTCGGGCGTCGAGGTCACAGGACGCCCTTGGTGCTCGGGACCCCACCCACCCGCTCGTCGGGGGCGATGGCCGCGCGCAGGGCTCGAGCCACGGCCTTGTACTGCGCCTCGACGACGTGGTGGGGGTCGCGCCCGCTGAGCACCCGCACGTGAAGCGCGATCCCCGCGTGGTGGGCGAGGGTCTCGAACACGTGCCGGGTGAGCGAACCGACGTAGCTGCCGCCGATGACGACGTAGGCCTGGCCCTCGGCCTCGCCGGTGTGCACGCAGTAGGGCCGACCGCTCACGTCGACGGCCACCTGCACGAGGGTCTCGTCGAGCGGCACGAGGGCGTCACCGAAGCGAGCGATGCCCGCCTTGTCACCCAGCGCCTCGCGCAGCGCGTCCCCGAGCACGATCGCGACGTCCTCGACCGTGTGGTGCGCGTCGACGTGCGTGTCGCCGTCAGCCTCGACGGTGAGGTCGAGCAGGGCGTGCTTGGCCAGGCTGGCGAGCATGTGGTCGTAGAAGCCGACGCCGGTGCTGACGCTGGAGCGGCCGGTGCCGTCGAGGTCGACCTCCACGAGCACCCGGCTCTCGCCGGTGCTGCGCTCGATCCGGGCGCGACGCGTCGTCATCGGGACTCCTCGAGGGTGGCGGCGAGCGCGGTCAGGAAGGCGGTGGTCTCATCGGGCGTACCCGCCGTGACGCGAAGGTAGCCGGGAAGGCCGACGTCGCGGACGAGCACCCCGTGCTCGAGCAGGTCGCGCCACGTCGCCGCGGCGTCGGCGAGGCCACCGAACAGCACGAAGTTGGCGTCGCTCGGCACCGGCTGGACGCCGAGGCCGGGCAGCGCCGCCACGATGCGGTCGCGCTGGGCGCGGATCGCCGCGACGGTGCCGAGCAGCACCGGCGCCTGGCGCAGGGCCGCCACGGCAGCGGCCTGCGTCAGCGACGACAGGTGGTACGGCAGGCGCACGAGTCGCAACGCGTCGCACACCGCCGGGTCGCCCGCGAGGTACCCCACCCGGGCCCCGGCGAAGGCGAAGGCCTTGCTCATGGTGCGGGTGACGACGAGCCGTGGCCGCCCAGGCAGCAAGGTCAGCGCGCTCGGCGTGCCGGCGCGGGCGAACTCGGCGTACGCCTCGTCGACCACGACCATCGCGTGCCCGGACGCCTCGTACGCCGCGCGGACGACCTCGAGGGGCAACGCCGTGCCGGTCGGGTTGTTCGGCGAGCAGAGGAACACCACGTCGGGGTCGGTGTCGCGCACCTGCCGCGCGACGTCGTCCGCGTCGAGGTCGAAGTCGCCGGACGCCGCACCGCGCCGGCCGTCGACCCACGCCGTCGACGTCGTGGCCGTGATGATCGGGTGCATCGAGTACGCCGGCGTGAACCCGAGGGCGGTGCGTCCGGGGCCCCCGAAGGCCTGCAGCACCTGCAGCAGCACCTCGTTGGACCCGTTGGCCGCCCACAGCTGCTCGGTCGCCAGGTCGTGCCCGAGGTAGCGCGCGAGCTCCTCGCGCAGCACCGTGAACTCGCGGTCGGGGTAGCGGTTGAGGTGGCGGACCTCGCGGGCCACCGCCTCCACGACGGCCAGTGCGACCGGCTCGGGCAGGTCGTACGAGCTCTCGTTGGTGTTCAGCCGGACGGCGACGTCGAGCTGCGGGGCGCCGTACGGCACCGAGCCTCGCAGGTCTTCGCGCAGCGGCAGCGCGTCGAGGCTCATGCGTCGCGCAGGCGCACCCGGACGGCGTCGCCGTGACCGGGCAGGTCCTCGGCGTTGGCGAGCGCGACCACGTGGTCGGCCACCTCGGCCAGGGCGGCGCGGTCGTACTCGACCACGTGGATGCCGCGGAGGAACGACTGCACCGACAGGCCGCTGGAGTGACGCGCGCAGCCGCCGGTGGGGAGCACGTGGTTGGATCCGGCGCAGTAGTCACCGAGCGAGACGGGCGCGAAGGCACCGACGAACACCGCGCCGGCGTTGCGCACCCGCGCCGCCACGTCCGCGGCGTCACGGGTCTGGATCTCCAGGTGCTCGGCCGCGTAGGCGTCGCACACGGCCAGACCGGCCTGCACGTCGTCGACGAGCACGATGCCCGACTGCGAGCCGCCGAGGGCCTCGCGCACGCGCTCGGTGTGCTTGGTGGCCGCGACCTGCTGCTCGAGCTCGGCCTCGACGGCGTCAGCGAGCGCCGCGTCGGGGGTGACGAGCACGGACGCGGCGAGCGGGTCGTGCTCGGCCTGGCTGATCAGGTCGGCCGCGACGTGAGCGGGGTCGGCCGTGTCGTCGGCCAGCACGGCGATCTCGGTGGGACCCGCCTCGGAGTCGATGCCGATCACGCCCTTGAGCAGGCGCTTGGCCGCCACGACGTAGATGTTGCCCGGACCCGTCACCAGGTCGACGGGCTCGCACAGCACCTCGCCGTCCGGGCCCCCGTCGGGGCCGGTCTCCTTGGCGCCGTAGGCGAACATCGCGACCGCCTGGGCTCCCCCGACGGCGTAGACCTCGTCGATGCCGAGCAGGGCGCAGGCGGCCAGCACGGTGGGGTGCGGCAGGCCGGCGAACCGCTCGGGGTTGTCGCGCTGGGGCGGGCTCGCGAGCGCGATCGACGGCACGCCCGCCTCTTGCGCCGGCACGGCGTTCATCACGACGCTGCTGGCGAGCACGGCGAGGCCGCCGGGGGCGTACAGACCGACTCGGCCCACCGGTACCCAGCGCTCGGTGACCCGGCCTCCCGGCACGACCTGCGTGACGACGTCGACGCGGCGCTGGTCGCGGTGCACTCGACGGGCGCGCTCGATCGACTCCTCCAGCGCCGCCCGCACCGCGGGGTCGAGCTCGTCGAGCGCGGCCTGCAGTGCTGGCGCGGGGACGCGCAGCTGGGTGGGGCGCACGCCGTCGAACCGCTCACCCAGGTCGCGCAGGGCCTGGGCGCCGCCATGGCGCACCTGCTCGCAGATCGGTCGCACGACGTCGACAGCGGCCTCGACGTCGAACCCGGCCCGGGGCAGCACCTGGCGCAGCGTCGCGGCGTCGAGCCGGCGTCCGCGCAGGTCGGTACGTGCGATCACCCGACCAGTCTAGGTCAGCGGCCCGACGTCCCCGCCGCGTGCTCCGTCTGGCAAGACGCCGTGCCCGGGCCGGTACCGTCGCCGGGTGACCTCGAGCGCGCTGCACTCCGCGGCGATCGTCGACATCAGCACCGGCGCCACGCGGTGGGCCCTGGTGGCCGTCGTGGTCACCAGCACGGCGGCCGCGGCGGTGGTGAACGTCGTCGGCTCGCTCGGCCAGGCCTGGGCCGTGCTGCGCGCCGCCGGGCGCGCCATGGTGCAGCTGCTCGTGGTGGCGCTGGTGATCGCCGCGGTGCTCGACTCGCTGCCCCTCACCCTGGCGTTCCTGCTGCTCATGGTGGGCGTCGCCGGCGCAACGGCGGCGCGCCGGCTGACCGAGGACCGCACGGGGCTGTGGGCGCTGCTCGCAGTGGTCGCGGGTGCCACGCCCGCGATCCTGCTCACCCTCGCCACCGGGCTCGTGCCGCTGGAGGGTGTCGCCCTGGTGCCGATCGGGGGGATCCTCATCGGTGGGGCGATGACCGCGACGGTGCTCGCCGGGCGCCGGTGCCTGGACGCGCTCGCCCGGCGTCACGGCGAGTACGAGGCCGCGCTGTCCATCGGTCTGGCCCCGCGCGAGGCGGCACTGCTGGTCGCCCGCGACGACGCGGCGCTGGCGCTCGTGCCAGGCCTCGACCAGACGCGCACCGTCGGCCTGGTGACCCTGCCGGGCGCGTTCGTCGGCATGCTGCTCGGTGGCGCGACGGCCATGGAGGCGGCGGCCGTCCAGCTCGTGGTGCTGGTGGCGCTGCTCATGGTGCAGTCGGTCGCGGTGCTCGTCGTGGTCGAGCTGGTCGCGCGAGGCCTGCTGCACGAGCGCGGCGCTCGCCGCTGAGGCGAGGTGGCTCAGCGGGCGGGGCTGCTGAAGAGCGCTCCGAGGCAGCGAGTGACGGCGAACAGCAGCGGGCCCACCAGCAGCACCGACGTGGTGCGCAGCTCCAGCGGGGTCGTGGGATGCGTGGCACCGGCGGCCACCTGGGCCGCCAGGGACGCGGGCCCGAGCCACTGCCCCACCTGCCAGGCCACCGCACCCACGACGAACACGCCGAGCAGGGCCACGACCGCGCGCCCGGCCTGCGGCTCGCGGGCTCGCGCCGACTGCACGGTGGCCACCGTGACCCCGAGCAGTGCCAGCAACAGCGCGAGCCAGCCGTCCTGAGCCACCTGCAGCTCGCGGTGGCCGGTGAGGTAGACCCCGCCGCCGACCACGTCGGCGCGCGCCAGCGGTGCGAGCAGCCGCCACGCTGCCCCAAGGGCCACGCCGACGACGAGCGCACCGGCGACGGGCAGGGCGGCGCGCACCGCGGGGTGCTCGCGTCGCCTGCCCGGCCGGGCCCCGATCACTTGGTGGTCAGCCGCGCGTCGTAGGAGAGCCGGTCGCCGTCCTGCGTGACGGTGAGCCCGAACGCGCGCAGCACCTTGAGCTGCTCGCGCTCGGTGGCACTGAGCTCGGCCTGGTCGCCGACCTGCGCCAACGCCGACGCGACGTCGACGTACAGCACGCCTTGGGCGTCCTTGGCGTCGGGCACGGCGTCCTTGAAGGCCGGCGCGCCGCCGAGCCCGTGCTGCGTCGCCACCTCGTCGGCGTACGCCTGGGACGACGCGAGCACCGTGTCGGAGCCCGACTGGGCCTTGCCCAGGGTCAGGCCGGTGCCGCCCTGCACCGCGTTGACGATCTTGTCGAGGGTGCCCCGGTCGCCGCTGAACCGCGCGGCGACCTTCGGCGCCCCGTCGTCGGTGCCCCCGTAGACGAGCGCCATCCGGTCGCCGATCGCCCGGGTGACGTCGCCCGGCACGCTGATGCCGAACTGCTGCTGCACCTGCCGAGTGGCGGCGTCCAGCTGCTCGACGCCGTTCATGCTCTCGGCCGCCTTGCGCACCTGCGCGTAGGCGTAGTCGACGAGCCGGTCGGCGCCGCTGAAGCCGTACACCGCCACCGAGCTCGCGGGCAGGTCGTCGACACCGGCCGTGCCGGTGAGCTTCGGCAGCTGGGTGCCGGTGGCCTGGCCGGTGAGCTCGAGGGTCGGGCCGTCGAACCGCAACGCGAACGCCGTGCGGCCGGTGAGCTTCGCGCTCGACAAGGCGGCGCTCAGCTGCGCGCCCGACGTCGGAACGGCCTCCTGCAGCTTGCCGAGGTCGAACCACGCCCGGGCGATACCGCGCTCACCGAGCGCGTCGACGTCGGCGGTGTAGTCCTTCGCCTGCGACAGCGGCTTGTCGGCGGCGTCCTTGACGGCCTTCGACACCACGGCGGCGTCGTCGGAGCAGACGGCCCAGCCGTCGGGGAACTCGCACTTCGCCTGGCCCTCGCTCACCTTGGCGATGCCCGCCTTGGCCTTGTCGGCGTCGGTGACGGCCAGCACGACGACCGCGCCCGGGTCGTCGCCGTCGGCCTGGGGGGGCAGCACCGCGAAGCCGGCCCGGTCACCGAGCCAGGGCGCGACGTCGGACGACCAGTCACCCTTGATCTGGCCGTCCTTCTTGAGGGCCTCGAACAGCGCCTTGCGCACGTCGTCGTCCGAGCCGATGGCCTTGCGGGCGTCGGGGAACTTGCGGGCGAAGCGCAGGAAGTCGACCTTCTGGCCCGCCGAGGGGTCGAGGTCGACGGCGAAGAAGCCGACCGCCGAGGCCGGTACCACCTCGTCGGGCTGGGCGCCGCCGCCACCGAGCTTGCTGGCGGCCAGGGCGGCACCGCCCCCGACGAGCGCGACCGCGAGCACGCTGGCCCCGATGAGCACGCCGCGGCGGCGACCCCGCGCCGACACGGCCGGCTCTGCGGCGAGGACGTCGGCGCCGGCCAGGTGCTGCTCGGGCTGGTCGCTCGGAGGCTGGGTCATGGTCGGGTTCCCCCCTGGGTGGACGCGCGGATCGGGCTCCGGGCCGTGGTGGTTCGCAGGTGTCGAGCCGGGCATCGCTCTGCGAGCGGCTGCGGCGGCCACCCAGTCTAGGTCGTCACACCGACCGTCGGACTCAAGCCTCGCGGCGCGCCGACCCTCCTCAGCCGACCCTCCTCAGCCGACCCTCCTCAGCCGACCCTCCTCAGCCGACCAGGCACGAGGGCCCGAGCAGCGCCTTCAGCTCGCCGAACAGCGCCGGGCCGGCCGTGACGCGCAGCCGGTCGTCGAGCCGCATCACGGTGGAGCGGCCGGACTGGGTGAGCCGCAAGTGCACCTCGGTGACTCCCGGGTGGGTGGCCAGGACGTCCTTCAGCCGCTCAGCCACCGGGGGGGTGCAGCGCGCGAGCGGCAGCGCGATCACCACCGGCCCGCGCGGACCCTCGGAGATGTCGGGGATCGTGAGCTCGGAGGCGTAGAGGGTGGGCACGTCGTCGCGCCGGTTGAGCCGGCCGCGCACGACGACCACGAGGTCCTCGGCCAGCATGGTCGACACGGTCTGGTACGCCTGCGGGAAGAACAGCGCCTCGATCGCGCCGTCGAGGTCCTCGACGGTCGCGATGGCCCACGGGTTGCCCGCCTTGGTCATCTTGCGCTGCAGGCCGCTGATCATGCCCGCGATCGTGACCGTGGTGCCGTCCGGTCGGGACTCGTCGGCCAGCAGCGCGGCGATCGAGCAGTCGGCCGCGCTGGTGAGGATGTGCTCGATCCCGAACAGCGGGTGGTCGCTGACGTACAGCCCAAGCATCTCGCGCTCGAACCGCAGCTTGTCGCGCTTGTCCCACTCGGTCATCGGGATGGCCGGCAGCACGGCGAGCTCGATCGGGGCCTCGTCGCCGAAGCCGGCGAACAGCGACTCCTGGCCCTGCGCCTGTTTGCGCTTCTCGTCGACGAGGGACTCGACGTACACCTCGTGAACGCGCACCAGGCCGGCGCGGCTGTGGCCGAGCGAGTCGAACGCCCCGGCCTTGGCCAGCGACTCGATCGTGCGCTTGTTGCACACCACTGCGGGCACCTTGCGCAGGAAGTCCTCGAAGGAGGTGAACGCCCCCTGGCCCTCGCGCGTGGCCACGATGGCCTCGACGACGTTCGTGCCGACGTTGCGGATCGCCGCGAGACCGAAGCGGATGTCGGTGCCGACGGCCGCGAAGTTGGCGATCGACTCGTTGACGTCGGGCGGCAGCACCTTGATGCCCATGCGCCGGCACTCGTTGAGGTACAGCGCCGACTTGTCCTTGTCGTCGCGCACGCTCGTGAGCAGGGCCGCCATGTACTCGGCCGGGTAGTTGGCCTTGAGGTAGGCCGTCCAGTACGACACCAGGCCGTACGCCGCGGTGTGCGCCTTGTTGAAGGCGTAGTCGGAGAAGGGGACGAGGATGTCCCACAGCGTCTTGATCGCGGCGTCGCTGTAGCCGTTGGCCTTCATGCCCTCGCTGAACGGCACGAACTCGGCGTCGAGGACCTCCTTCTTCTTCTTGCCCATCGCCCGCCGCAGCAGGTCAGCCTTGCCGAGGCTGTACCCGGCGACCTTCTGGGCGATCTGCTGCACCTGCTCCTGGTAGACGATGAGGCCCTGGGTCATCAACAGGATCGGGTCGAGCGGCTCGGCCAGCTCGGGGTGGATCGGCGTGATCTCCTGCTTGCCCGTCTTGCGCAGCGCGTAGTTGGTGTGCGAGTTCGCGCCCATCGGGCCGGGGCGGTAGAGCGCGAGGGCGGCCGAGATGTCCTCGAAGTTGTCGGGCTGCATCTGGCGCAGCAGGGTGCGCATGCCGCCGCCGTCGAGCTGGAACACGCCGAGGGTGTCGCCGCGGGCGAGCAGGTCGAAGGTGGCCGGGTCGGTCATGTCCTTCGACAGCGCGTCGAGGTCGAGCTCGACCCCGCGGTTGAGCTTCACGTTCGCGACCGCGTCGTCGAGGATCGTGAGGTTGCGCAGGCCGAGGAAGTCCATCTTGACCAGGCCGAGCGTCTCGCAGCTCGGGTAGTCGAACTGCGTGATGATCTGGCCGTCCTGCTCGCGGCGCATGATGGGGATGAGGTCGAGCAGCGGCTCGCTCGACATGATCACGCCGGCCGCGTGCACGCCCCACTGGCGCTTGAGGCCCTCGAGGCCGAGCGCGGTCTTGACCACCTCACGCGCGTCGGGGTCGGCGTCGTGCAGCGCCCGGAACTCGGCGGCCTCGGCGTACCGCTTGTGCTGGGGGTCGAAGATGCCGGTGAGCGGGATGTCCTTGCCCATCACCGCAGCGGGCATCACCTTGGTGAGCTTCTCCCCCATCGCGAAGGGGAAGCCCATGACGCGCGAGGCGTCCTTGAGGGCCTGCTTGGCCTTGATGGTGCCGTAGGTGACGATCTGGGCGACCCGCTCCTCGCCGTACTTCTCGGTGACGTAGCGGATCACCTCGCCGCGCCGGCGCTCGTCGAAGTCGACGTCGAAGTCGGGCATCGACGGGCGCTCGGGGTTGAGGAAGCGCTCGAAGATCAGGCCGTGCGGGATGGGGTCGAGGTCGGTGATACCCATCGCGTACGCCGCCATCGAGCCAGCGCCGGAGCCACGACCCGGACCGACTCGGATGCCGTTGCGCTTGGCCCAGTTGATGAAGTCGGCGACGACGAGGAAGTACCCGGGGTACCCCTTGCCGATGATGACCTCGGTCTCGTAGGCGGCCTGCTGGCGCGCGTAGTCGGGGACGCCGTCCGGGAACCGTCGGTGCAGCCCGGCCTCGACCTCCTTGACGAACCACGACGTCTCGTCCTCCCCCTCGGGGCAGGGGAAGCGCGGCATGTAGCGCCCCTCGCCCTCGGAGAAGGTGACCTCACACCGCTCGGCGATGAGCAGGGTGTTGTCGCAGGCCTCGGGGAGCTCGCGCCAGGTGTGGCGCATCTCGGCAGCGGACTTGAGGTAGAAGTCGTCGGCGTCGAACTTGAAGCGGTTGGGGTCGGCGAGCGTCGAGCCCGACTGCACGCACAGCAGCGCGGCGTGGGCCTTGGCGTCCTCGGCGCGCGTGTAGTGCAGGTCGTTGGTGGCCAGCAGCGGCAGCCCGAGGTCGCGGGCCAGCCGCAGGAGGTCCTGCTGAACCTGACGCTCGATGCCCAGGCCGTGGTCCATCAGCTCGCAGTAGAAGTTCTCGGCGCCGAAGATGTCGCGGAACTCCGCCGCGGCCTCGACCGCCTTGTCGTACTGGCCGAGCCGCAGGCGCGTCTGCACCTCGCCGCTGGGGCAGCCGGTGGTGGCGATCAGTCCCTGACCGTAGGTCTGCAGCAGCTCGCGGTCCATGCGCGGCTTGAAGTAGTAGCCCTCGAGCGAGGCGAGCGAGGCCATCCGGAACAGGTTGTGCATGCCGCCCGTGGTGCGCGCCAGCAGCGTCATGTGCGTGTAGGCGCCGGAGCCCGACACGTCGTCGCGGCCGCCGTCGCCGAACTTGACCCGGGTGCGGTCGAAGCGGCTGGTGCCGGGCGTGAGGTACGCCTCGAGCCCGATGATCGGCTTGACCCCGTGCCGCTGGCCGGCCTTCCAGAACTCGTACGCGCCGAAGATGTAGCCGTGGTCGGTGGTGGCGATCGCCGGCATGCCCTGGCGTGCCGCCTCGGCCATCAGGTCGTCGATGCGCGCCGCTCCGTCGAGCATCGAGTACTCGGTGTGGACGTGCAGGTGCGCGAACGAGTCCGACGGGGTGGAGCTGGAGGGCATGGGGTGAAGTCTAGGTCGCACGTCGGACAGCCGGGCCGAGGGCGGGCAACGTCCCAGGCTGCTGCGCGTGTCGCCGAGGTCAGCCAGCCGCGATGACGTCCAGGGCCCTCGCGAGGTCGTCCGGGTACTCGCTCGAGAACTCGACCGCCTGGCCCGTGCCGGGGTGCTCGAACCCGAGGCGGACCGCGTGCAGCCACTGCCGCGACAACCCCACCTTCGCCGCGAGCGTGGGGTCGGCGCCGTAGGTCAGGTCGCCCACGCACGGGTGCCGCAGCGCCGAGAAGTGCACCCGGATCTGGTGCGTGCGCCCGGTCTCCAGGTGCACTTCGGCGAGCGAGGCGGCCCGGAAGGCCTCGATCACCTCGTAGTGGGTGATGCTGGGCTTGCCGCCCGAGGTCACCGCCCAACGCCAGTCGTGCTGCGGGTGCCGGCCGATGGGGGCGTCGATCGTGCCTCGAAGCGGGTCCGGGTGACCTTGGACCAGCGCGTGGTAGACCTTGTCGACCGTGCGCTCCTTGAAGGCGCGCTTCAGCACGGTGTAGGCGTGCTCGCTCTTGGCGACGACCATGAGGCCCGACGTGCCGACGTCCAGCCGGTGCACGATGCCCTGTCGCTCCGCGGCGCCCGACGTGGCGATCCGGTAGCCGGCACCGGCCAGTCCACCGACCACCGTCGGGCCGGTCCACCCCGGGCTGGGGTGGGCGGCGACGCCGACCGGCTTGTCGACCACGACGATGTCGTCGTCGTCGTGCACGACCCGCAGGCCCTCGACCGGCTCGGCGACGACCGGCTCGACCGACCGAGGCACCGGCAGGCTGACCTCGAGCCACTGACCCGCCGAGACGCGGTCGGACTTGGCGGTCGACGACCCGTCGAGCTGCACCCTGCC harbors:
- the hisD gene encoding histidinol dehydrogenase, with amino-acid sequence MIARTDLRGRRLDAATLRQVLPRAGFDVEAAVDVVRPICEQVRHGGAQALRDLGERFDGVRPTQLRVPAPALQAALDELDPAVRAALEESIERARRVHRDQRRVDVVTQVVPGGRVTERWVPVGRVGLYAPGGLAVLASSVVMNAVPAQEAGVPSIALASPPQRDNPERFAGLPHPTVLAACALLGIDEVYAVGGAQAVAMFAYGAKETGPDGGPDGEVLCEPVDLVTGPGNIYVVAAKRLLKGVIGIDSEAGPTEIAVLADDTADPAHVAADLISQAEHDPLAASVLVTPDAALADAVEAELEQQVAATKHTERVREALGGSQSGIVLVDDVQAGLAVCDAYAAEHLEIQTRDAADVAARVRNAGAVFVGAFAPVSLGDYCAGSNHVLPTGGCARHSSGLSVQSFLRGIHVVEYDRAALAEVADHVVALANAEDLPGHGDAVRVRLRDA
- the hisB gene encoding imidazoleglycerol-phosphate dehydratase HisB, encoding MTTRRARIERSTGESRVLVEVDLDGTGRSSVSTGVGFYDHMLASLAKHALLDLTVEADGDTHVDAHHTVEDVAIVLGDALREALGDKAGIARFGDALVPLDETLVQVAVDVSGRPYCVHTGEAEGQAYVVIGGSYVGSLTRHVFETLAHHAGIALHVRVLSGRDPHHVVEAQYKAVARALRAAIAPDERVGGVPSTKGVL
- a CDS encoding RluA family pseudouridine synthase, yielding MAEPDAQLRSLPVPDGLEGERLDAALARLFGFSRTRAAELVAEGRVQLDGSSTAKSDRVSAGQWLEVSLPVPRSVEPVVAEPVEGLRVVHDDDDIVVVDKPVGVAAHPSPGWTGPTVVGGLAGAGYRIATSGAAERQGIVHRLDVGTSGLMVVAKSEHAYTVLKRAFKERTVDKVYHALVQGHPDPLRGTIDAPIGRHPQHDWRWAVTSGGKPSITHYEVIEAFRAASLAEVHLETGRTHQIRVHFSALRHPCVGDLTYGADPTLAAKVGLSRQWLHAVRLGFEHPGTGQAVEFSSEYPDDLARALDVIAAG
- a CDS encoding DUF3352 domain-containing protein, which gives rise to MTQPPSDQPEQHLAGADVLAAEPAVSARGRRRGVLIGASVLAVALVGGGAALAASKLGGGGAQPDEVVPASAVGFFAVDLDPSAGQKVDFLRFARKFPDARKAIGSDDDVRKALFEALKKDGQIKGDWSSDVAPWLGDRAGFAVLPPQADGDDPGAVVVLAVTDADKAKAGIAKVSEGQAKCEFPDGWAVCSDDAAVVSKAVKDAADKPLSQAKDYTADVDALGERGIARAWFDLGKLQEAVPTSGAQLSAALSSAKLTGRTAFALRFDGPTLELTGQATGTQLPKLTGTAGVDDLPASSVAVYGFSGADRLVDYAYAQVRKAAESMNGVEQLDAATRQVQQQFGISVPGDVTRAIGDRMALVYGGTDDGAPKVAARFSGDRGTLDKIVNAVQGGTGLTLGKAQSGSDTVLASSQAYADEVATQHGLGGAPAFKDAVPDAKDAQGVLYVDVASALAQVGDQAELSATEREQLKVLRAFGLTVTQDGDRLSYDARLTTK
- a CDS encoding ABC transporter permease, which gives rise to MVDISTGATRWALVAVVVTSTAAAAVVNVVGSLGQAWAVLRAAGRAMVQLLVVALVIAAVLDSLPLTLAFLLLMVGVAGATAARRLTEDRTGLWALLAVVAGATPAILLTLATGLVPLEGVALVPIGGILIGGAMTATVLAGRRCLDALARRHGEYEAALSIGLAPREAALLVARDDAALALVPGLDQTRTVGLVTLPGAFVGMLLGGATAMEAAAVQLVVLVALLMVQSVAVLVVVELVARGLLHERGARR
- the dnaE gene encoding DNA polymerase III subunit alpha, whose product is MPSSSTPSDSFAHLHVHTEYSMLDGAARIDDLMAEAARQGMPAIATTDHGYIFGAYEFWKAGQRHGVKPIIGLEAYLTPGTSRFDRTRVKFGDGGRDDVSGSGAYTHMTLLARTTGGMHNLFRMASLASLEGYYFKPRMDRELLQTYGQGLIATTGCPSGEVQTRLRLGQYDKAVEAAAEFRDIFGAENFYCELMDHGLGIERQVQQDLLRLARDLGLPLLATNDLHYTRAEDAKAHAALLCVQSGSTLADPNRFKFDADDFYLKSAAEMRHTWRELPEACDNTLLIAERCEVTFSEGEGRYMPRFPCPEGEDETSWFVKEVEAGLHRRFPDGVPDYARQQAAYETEVIIGKGYPGYFLVVADFINWAKRNGIRVGPGRGSGAGSMAAYAMGITDLDPIPHGLIFERFLNPERPSMPDFDVDFDERRRGEVIRYVTEKYGEERVAQIVTYGTIKAKQALKDASRVMGFPFAMGEKLTKVMPAAVMGKDIPLTGIFDPQHKRYAEAAEFRALHDADPDAREVVKTALGLEGLKRQWGVHAAGVIMSSEPLLDLIPIMRREQDGQIITQFDYPSCETLGLVKMDFLGLRNLTILDDAVANVKLNRGVELDLDALSKDMTDPATFDLLARGDTLGVFQLDGGGMRTLLRQMQPDNFEDISAALALYRPGPMGANSHTNYALRKTGKQEITPIHPELAEPLDPILLMTQGLIVYQEQVQQIAQKVAGYSLGKADLLRRAMGKKKKEVLDAEFVPFSEGMKANGYSDAAIKTLWDILVPFSDYAFNKAHTAAYGLVSYWTAYLKANYPAEYMAALLTSVRDDKDKSALYLNECRRMGIKVLPPDVNESIANFAAVGTDIRFGLAAIRNVGTNVVEAIVATREGQGAFTSFEDFLRKVPAVVCNKRTIESLAKAGAFDSLGHSRAGLVRVHEVYVESLVDEKRKQAQGQESLFAGFGDEAPIELAVLPAIPMTEWDKRDKLRFEREMLGLYVSDHPLFGIEHILTSAADCSIAALLADESRPDGTTVTIAGMISGLQRKMTKAGNPWAIATVEDLDGAIEALFFPQAYQTVSTMLAEDLVVVVRGRLNRRDDVPTLYASELTIPDISEGPRGPVVIALPLARCTPPVAERLKDVLATHPGVTEVHLRLTQSGRSTVMRLDDRLRVTAGPALFGELKALLGPSCLVG
- a CDS encoding histidinol-phosphate transaminase, whose protein sequence is MSLDALPLREDLRGSVPYGAPQLDVAVRLNTNESSYDLPEPVALAVVEAVAREVRHLNRYPDREFTVLREELARYLGHDLATEQLWAANGSNEVLLQVLQAFGGPGRTALGFTPAYSMHPIITATTSTAWVDGRRGAASGDFDLDADDVARQVRDTDPDVVFLCSPNNPTGTALPLEVVRAAYEASGHAMVVVDEAYAEFARAGTPSALTLLPGRPRLVVTRTMSKAFAFAGARVGYLAGDPAVCDALRLVRLPYHLSSLTQAAAVAALRQAPVLLGTVAAIRAQRDRIVAALPGLGVQPVPSDANFVLFGGLADAAATWRDLLEHGVLVRDVGLPGYLRVTAGTPDETTAFLTALAATLEESR